TCCACGGAGTTGTTGGTGATGACGCCAACGATCACCAACTGGTGGATCGAGCGCAGGTGCAGCCAGCGCTCCAGGCCCGTGGCGCTGAATGCATCCGGTACGTTTTTTTCCACCACATGCTCGTGGGCCAGGGGGTGCAACGCATCCTGGAACTCACAGCCGGGCTGGCCTGGCCGAAACACCGAAGCGTCAGAGCGGGAGATATGCCGCACATGGATGATCGGGCGTTGCGCCTGTCGCCAGGCATTGAGCAACTGTTGTATGCGCAGTTCGGCGTCTGGGTTGTTGCGGCGGCCAAGGGCGGGATCGGCCATGCCTTTCTGCATATCAATGATCACCAGTGCAGCGTTCGTCGCTATCGGTTCCATGGCCTGTCCTTGTAGGGATGAGTATCGCGATTCAAGTGTGGGTCGGTTGGACGTTACCACCGATCGGCAACCCACACGCAAAACCCTGAGACTTCCCGGCGAAACGCTTCATAATGGCCGCCAATTTGTTTAGCTCGTTATTCTGGTGTGCCCGCATGGAAATTAAGGTCAACTTTCTCGACAACCTTCGGCTTGAAGCCAAGTTCGATGACTTCACGGTCATTGCCGACCAGCCCATCCGCTACAAGGGCGACGGGTCGGCACCGGGGCCATTCGATTACTTCCTGGCTTCGTCGGCGTTGTGTGCGGCGTACTTTGTGAAGTTGTACTGCCAGACGCGCAATATTCCCACCGAGAATATTCGCCTGTCGCAGAACAACATCGTCGACCCGGAAAACCGCTACAACCAGATTTTCAAGATCCAGGTCGAGCTGCCGGCGGACATCTCGGACAAGGACCGACAGGGCATCCTGCGTTCCATCGACCGTTGCACCGTGAAGAAAGTGGTGCAGGCCGGGCCGCAGTTCGTGATTGAGCAGGTGGAAAATCTCGACGCCGACGCGCAGGCGTTGTTGATGCCCAATTCCACGTCCGACGCGGGCACCTACATTGCTGGCAAGGACCTGCCGCTGGAGCAGACCATCGCCAACATGTCCGGCATCCTCGCCGGGCTGGGCATGAAGATCGAGATCGCCTCGTGGCGCAATATCGTGCCCAACGTCTGGTCGTTGCATGTGCGCGATGCGCATTCGCCGATGTGCTTTACCAACGGCAAGGGCGCGACGAAGGAGGGCGCACTGGCGTCGGCGCTGGGCGAGTTTATCGAGCGGCTCAACTGCAACTTCTTCTACAACGACCAGTTCTGGGGCGAAGAGCTGGCCAATGCACCGTTCGTGCATTA
This genomic stretch from Pseudomonas synxantha BG33R harbors:
- a CDS encoding cysteine hydrolase family protein; the encoded protein is MEPIATNAALVIIDMQKGMADPALGRRNNPDAELRIQQLLNAWRQAQRPIIHVRHISRSDASVFRPGQPGCEFQDALHPLAHEHVVEKNVPDAFSATGLERWLHLRSIHQLVIVGVITNNSVESTARSGGNLGFDVIVAADACFTFDQTDLSGRLWLAEDVHALSLSNLAMDYARVLNTGGILASH